One region of Anser cygnoides isolate HZ-2024a breed goose chromosome 22, Taihu_goose_T2T_genome, whole genome shotgun sequence genomic DNA includes:
- the DCAKD gene encoding dephospho-CoA kinase domain-containing protein isoform X2 codes for MFLVGLSGGIASGKSTVVAVLRELGCAVIDADVIAREVVQPRLKAYQQIVRCFGTGILLESGEINREALGNIIFSHPEKRQLLNAITHPEIQKEMLKQVLKYFVLGYRYVILDIPLLFETNRLTKFMKHTVLVYCDPQTQLSRLMKRNGLCQAEAEARIASQLPLDEKRKLASHVIDNSGDRESTRRQVLRLHARLEDSLDFLWARLAVGAAVAGLGGLVYLLLQHFLS; via the exons ATGTTCCTGGTCGGACTCTCGGGTGGAATCGCGTCGGGGAAGAGCACGGTCGTGGCCGTACTCCGGGAACTGGGCTGTGCCGTGATTGATGCCGATGTTATTGCCAGAGAGG TGGTGCAGCCCCGCTTGAAGGCCTACCAGCAGATAGTGCGCTGCTTCGGCACCGGCATCCTCTTGGAGAGCGGCGAGATAAATCGCGAGGCTCTAGGAAACATTATCTTCTCCCACCCGGAGAAACGGCAGCTGCTGAACGCCATCACCCACCCCGAGATCCAGAAGGAGATGCTGAAGCAGGTCTTGAAGTACTTTGTGCTGG GCTACCGCTATGTGATCCTCGACATCCCCCTGCTCTTTGAGACCAACAGGCTGACGAAGTTTATGAAGCACACGGTCTTGGTTTACTG CGACCCGCAGACTCAGCTGTCGCGGCTGATGAAGAGGAACGGGCTGTGCCAGGCCGAGGCCGAAGCCCGCATCGCCTCCCAGCTGCCGCTGGACGAGAAGCGCAAACTGGCGAGCCACGTCATCGACAACTCCGGGGACCGCGAGAGCACGCGCCGGCAGGTCCTGAGGCTGCACGCCCGGCTGGAGGATTCCCTGGACTTCCTCTGGGCACGGCTGGCGGTGGGAGCGGCTGTGGCTGGCCTTGGAGGGCTGGTGtacctcctcctccagcacttCCTCTCTTAA
- the DCAKD gene encoding dephospho-CoA kinase domain-containing protein isoform X3, with protein MRGEAQTAEGALVVQPRLKAYQQIVRCFGTGILLESGEINREALGNIIFSHPEKRQLLNAITHPEIQKEMLKQVLKYFVLGYRYVILDIPLLFETNRLTKFMKHTVLVYCDPQTQLSRLMKRNGLCQAEAEARIASQLPLDEKRKLASHVIDNSGDRESTRRQVLRLHARLEDSLDFLWARLAVGAAVAGLGGLVYLLLQHFLS; from the exons ATGCGCGGTGAGGCGCAGACAGCAGAGGGTGCTCTGG TGGTGCAGCCCCGCTTGAAGGCCTACCAGCAGATAGTGCGCTGCTTCGGCACCGGCATCCTCTTGGAGAGCGGCGAGATAAATCGCGAGGCTCTAGGAAACATTATCTTCTCCCACCCGGAGAAACGGCAGCTGCTGAACGCCATCACCCACCCCGAGATCCAGAAGGAGATGCTGAAGCAGGTCTTGAAGTACTTTGTGCTGG GCTACCGCTATGTGATCCTCGACATCCCCCTGCTCTTTGAGACCAACAGGCTGACGAAGTTTATGAAGCACACGGTCTTGGTTTACTG CGACCCGCAGACTCAGCTGTCGCGGCTGATGAAGAGGAACGGGCTGTGCCAGGCCGAGGCCGAAGCCCGCATCGCCTCCCAGCTGCCGCTGGACGAGAAGCGCAAACTGGCGAGCCACGTCATCGACAACTCCGGGGACCGCGAGAGCACGCGCCGGCAGGTCCTGAGGCTGCACGCCCGGCTGGAGGATTCCCTGGACTTCCTCTGGGCACGGCTGGCGGTGGGAGCGGCTGTGGCTGGCCTTGGAGGGCTGGTGtacctcctcctccagcacttCCTCTCTTAA
- the DCAKD gene encoding dephospho-CoA kinase domain-containing protein isoform X1 produces the protein MPGLVVRAGRRGRGRAEAGTTTPSTMFLVGLSGGIASGKSTVVAVLRELGCAVIDADVIAREVVQPRLKAYQQIVRCFGTGILLESGEINREALGNIIFSHPEKRQLLNAITHPEIQKEMLKQVLKYFVLGYRYVILDIPLLFETNRLTKFMKHTVLVYCDPQTQLSRLMKRNGLCQAEAEARIASQLPLDEKRKLASHVIDNSGDRESTRRQVLRLHARLEDSLDFLWARLAVGAAVAGLGGLVYLLLQHFLS, from the exons ATGCCGGGACTCGTAGTCCGTGCGGGcaggcggggccggggccgggcggaggCTGGAACTACAACTCCC agcacGATGTTCCTGGTCGGACTCTCGGGTGGAATCGCGTCGGGGAAGAGCACGGTCGTGGCCGTACTCCGGGAACTGGGCTGTGCCGTGATTGATGCCGATGTTATTGCCAGAGAGG TGGTGCAGCCCCGCTTGAAGGCCTACCAGCAGATAGTGCGCTGCTTCGGCACCGGCATCCTCTTGGAGAGCGGCGAGATAAATCGCGAGGCTCTAGGAAACATTATCTTCTCCCACCCGGAGAAACGGCAGCTGCTGAACGCCATCACCCACCCCGAGATCCAGAAGGAGATGCTGAAGCAGGTCTTGAAGTACTTTGTGCTGG GCTACCGCTATGTGATCCTCGACATCCCCCTGCTCTTTGAGACCAACAGGCTGACGAAGTTTATGAAGCACACGGTCTTGGTTTACTG CGACCCGCAGACTCAGCTGTCGCGGCTGATGAAGAGGAACGGGCTGTGCCAGGCCGAGGCCGAAGCCCGCATCGCCTCCCAGCTGCCGCTGGACGAGAAGCGCAAACTGGCGAGCCACGTCATCGACAACTCCGGGGACCGCGAGAGCACGCGCCGGCAGGTCCTGAGGCTGCACGCCCGGCTGGAGGATTCCCTGGACTTCCTCTGGGCACGGCTGGCGGTGGGAGCGGCTGTGGCTGGCCTTGGAGGGCTGGTGtacctcctcctccagcacttCCTCTCTTAA